In Hermetia illucens chromosome 1, iHerIll2.2.curated.20191125, whole genome shotgun sequence, one genomic interval encodes:
- the LOC119661412 gene encoding uncharacterized protein LOC119661412 → MKEELPPHLRLPTKSNDLLELYNIVTIEGRIMAEHIIFRLKLPLISVESFELFYIVPVPISANGIVTAITTTLRYLIVNWDHGQYYPMPDQEVEHGHRTQKLNYVCRQRHPLYRIGSRVTACEMSFISHIPSKERCKMSKLDKPPRWIQLPNTNRWIYFFEDKEINIGCGATVTQMTLSGSGIIELREGCTIREESLTIQAHQVFPSTINISFTPILNLTEFVLPPHSSELSNDEG, encoded by the coding sequence ATGAAGGAGGAATTACCCCCACATTTACGGTTGCCAACTAAGTCGAACGATCTACTAGAGCTGTATAATATCGTGACTATTGAAGGACGCATCATGGCAGAGCATATTATCTTTCGATTAAAACTACCATTAATATCGGTCGAAAGTTTCGAGCTATTCTATATTGTTCCAGTGCCCATCTCTGCTAATGGAATCGTCACAGCAATCACAACAACGTTACGTTATCTAATCGTTAATTGGGATCATGGCCAGTACTATCCCATGCCTGACCAGGAGGTGGAGCACGGCCATCGGACTCAGAAGTTGAACTACGTCTGCAGACAACGGCATCCCCTATATCGGATAGGATCGAGAGTGACTGCATGtgaaatgagcttcatcagtcacaTTCCTTCCAAAGAACGATGCAAAATGTCCAAATTAGACAAACCACCACGATGGATTCAGTTGCCAAACACCAACCGTTGGATATATTTCTTCGAAGACAAAGAGATAAACATAGGCTGCGGCGCAACAGTTACTCAGATGACTCTATCAGGAAGCGGTATCATTGAACTACGTGAAGGTTGCACCATAAGAGAAGAATCACTAACTATCCAAGCCCATCAAGTATTTCCAAGCACTATTAACATTTCATTTACACCAATTCTGAATCTTACCGAATTCGTTTTACCACCACATAGCAGCGAATTAAGTAATGACGAAGGATAG